The window CACAAACATTCATCCCGTCTTGCAATGTTGGTTGCACGACAAATTCAACGTTCTTTCCCAAAATTTCCATCACATAATTGAAAAATTTCAATACTTGCTGCAATTAGAAAACTAAAGTCATAAGTAATCACAATTAgtagataaattaatatattatcaGAAGTAAAAAATGTACCTGTTTTCCTTGGAAGAattggaaaaatgaaaaaaaattgcaAACACAAGTGCATTCATCACCAATTGTGTTGGAAAGTTCAttgatatttttgtttttgattGCAGTATGAAGTTTGAGAACTGTTTGTAGTGCTGGATTATTATCTTCCTCTCCTTCCTTTGATTCTGAAGATTTAGCATTAGATGGAACTAATCTTTGTCTTCCAATATTCAAGGGTTTCTTTAACAATGTAATTTTACAAGGATTGTGGGAATTTCTAGCTTTTTCAGGTACCAATAAAGGCATATTATTTGAGCCATTTAAAAcattaataggaaaagaaatcATGCTGCTAGCCATTATTTGAAACTAACAATATCTCcaccaaaataataataatagaccTCCAAGGGCTTTTcagtaaaaaaacaaagaacaaatatacaagaaaagaaaagaatgaaACCATATATAATTGCTTCAAAAAGTAGCTAGGAATCTCCCCTTTTAACTTAATCTAATATGCTTTTATTAATAACAACTTGacctaaagaaaaagaaatcagaaaagcATAACATTGAAAGTTGAAACAACAAATTATTTGTTGGATTAATACATCTCTGGAACTATAAAAAATCAACTGTACTTATGTATTTGCaaaagttctatttaccccattaaacttacttaaaatgagAAATTGTCTCTCTGAAATGTACCTATTGGACTCCAAACTTTCTTAAAGTGTTCTATTAGTCTCCTAAACTTGCTCTCGAAGTGTACacatttcatttttaaaatctttcctTACTCCATCATGTGGATTTTAAGGggttaatatatcattttaaacaagttcagaagGTAAATTGAATATCTTCAAAAGTATAGtgagaaaattgattttttttggacaagtacAGAGGGACTAGGGATGTATTAATCCTTATTTGTTTCTTTTATTAGAATTAGATCCAAGGATAATATCCGCAACACCATAAATTCATTTCATGTTAATCCATTGAGATCGAAAGCAAAAGGATACCTAAATCTAGAGCGTAATGGAATAATCGGAGACGATAATGCGTTAGTCGATTGGTCTTCTAGGACTAGAAGTAACTAGCATGCTTATATTTATGAAGGAGAGGATAGACTTAAAATGCTGATGCCCTAGACACCATAATcctctatttatagataaaatcCAGTTGTTGCAATTACTATTTAGTTAAAATATTGCAACCGggtatatatacacatattaaGTCCATACCTGATAGAGAAGTGCTATAGTGGACCCAAAATCTAAGATGTCTCAGGTTTATTCTAGAAGGAAGAGGACATCTAGGGATGATGATGTGACATAGCATAAGTTAGAAGTGGTCAATGGTCATGGTCATGGTCAAT is drawn from Euphorbia lathyris chromosome 9, ddEupLath1.1, whole genome shotgun sequence and contains these coding sequences:
- the LOC136207374 gene encoding uncharacterized protein codes for the protein MPLLVPEKARNSHNPCKITLLKKPLNIGRQRLVPSNAKSSESKEGEEDNNPALQTVLKLHTAIKNKNINELSNTIGDECTCVCNFFSFFQFFQGKQQVLKFFNYVMEILGKNVEFVVQPTLQDGMNVCVSWKLELSNTNMALGKGISIYICQTYQGKVLIRNVEMFMEPILHIEPFRMKLMGYLMSIMEMCTGNFPKENIIKALILLAIILIFLKPGLY